cgttgtagtaataattgcccgactcggtcatgaacgccgtgcactgcttgtcgcatctcgccatggggatttgattgtatcctgaataagcatccataaacgacaataatttatagccggccgagttgtcgaccagcctatCAATATTAGGCAACGGGTATGCATCTTTGgggcatgcccggttaacatcagtataatcaacacacattctccattttccattagattttttgactagtacaacgtttgagagccaagttgaatacttggcctcggaaataaaatttgcctctaggaggtcttttacagctttctcggcagcctccgctttctcgggagactgtcgacgcctacgttgaactactgcttTTGCGGTCGGATTGATGGAGAGtgtgtggcaggcgacctcagggtcgagtccgggcatctctgctgcgctccaggcgaacaagtcggCGTTGTTCCTCAGGCAAgctatgagctgcttcctcggtgTATTTGGGATGTTCTTGCCGATCTTCACAGCCTTGTCGGGGTTGTCACCCAGAGGAATGAGCTCGAAATCCCCGTCTGGAATGGGCCGGATAGGGTGAGCTGTCTTCGGCTGTGGCTCTTCGCCGTTCTTTAGCTCTTCTTCTGTGAACCGagcgtcgaggtcgactgagctgacgtctgTTGTCGTCTGCCGATCTtcaggaggggatttatcttcagcCCTTGGTTTTTTGTTGGTGCTGGAGGGTGGGGCGATTAGCTCCAGTCCCTTTACTGATGCGTCGAATATCCTCCTAGCAGCTTCGATGTCGGCATTGACAGTGACTACTCGTCCCCTCTTCgtatagaacttcatcttcaggtgAACGGTTGAGGGGACGGCAGTGAGTTCGGCCAAAGtggggcgcccgatgatgcagttgtagagggtctTGCAGTTTATCACCAAGAACCGTGTCTTGACTTGCCTGGAAGCTTCCCTTCCCCCTCCCCGAAGGAGACGAGCAGTTCGACGTAACCCCACGGCTTTGTGGTTGTTCCGTTGAATCCTTGGAGGTCGGAGCCCACGTAAGGAGTGAgatgtgagtcgtccagctgTAGGGTTTGGAAGtggtgggagtacatgatgtcgaccgagcttccCTCGTCGACCAGGACCCGACGGACGTCGAAGTTCGCCATCCTCGCTCGCACGAGCAGTGGGATTGTGGCGTTCGGGGCGCCGCCGGGTAGCTCCTCCAAGTAGAAAGTGATTGGTTCTGACCTCCCTTTAAATCTCCTCAGGGTTGGGGTCATGTCCGTGGTGGCGCTGATCAACTCGTCGAACTTCCTTTTCACGGAGCCGATTATGAGGGAGCTAGGGTCCCCGCCGTTGGATATCAGCATTGCTGTCGGGAACCCTTCCCAGACGCTGAGGGCAGATGTCACTCCGACCGAGGGTATGAAGTCTTCTGGTCGGGTGACGGATAACGCTACCTGCAGCGGCCTGGCATTCGGTGAATTGCCCTCGTCGGAGCTCCGACGGTCATTCCTTCTGGGAGGGTCTCCTCTCTTTGTGTACTTAGAAAGGTGACCCTCTTTGATCAGTGTCTCGATGGCGTCCTTCAGGTGTATGCACTCGTCTGTCAGGTGCCCGTGGCTCTTGTgatacttgcagtatttggacttgtcgGTCCCCGGCCGGGAGGGATTcggcttcgggggcctgatgttggagtTTCTGAACTCGGCGTTTATGCACTCGGCCAGGATCTTCTCCCGTGAAACTTTCAGGGGGGTATAGTCGTTGAAGCGTCCTGCTGGCCCTCTGCGCTTCTTTGTGTCGCGGGACCTGTCGTCCCTCTTTCTCTCGTTTGCTCGGGGCGCGGCGGACGGGTCTTGGCTCGAGCTCCGAGTAACGCCATTTCCCCTTGATGCTTTGACTGCGGCCGCTTCGCCTTCCTCGAAGGAGATGAAAGCCTGCGCCCTTTTCAAGATGGCGTTCATAGATTGCATTTTTTCGATCTTTATCGCTTTCCTGAATTCGCTGTCGGGGAGGAGCCCTCGCTCGAGGAGATACCTTTTCATGTAATCGGTCGTCtccacttggacggcctccttgttgaatctgtCGAGGTAGTCTCGGAGAGGCTCGTTGGTCCCTTGGACTACAGCTTTGAGGTTTGCCTCTGATTTCGGTTGACGGCGGGAAGCAGTGAAGTGACTCAGAAAGAGTTCCTTGAGCTCGGCCCAAGACTTGATGGAGTTAGGAGGGAGATTCCTGTACCAGGTCATTGCCCCCTTCCGGAGCGTGGTCGGGAAGATCCAACATTTGATGGAGCCGTGGACGACGTGATACTCCATGACGGCCTCCAGGTTCTTAATATGATCGTCGGGATCTGTAGTCCCGTCGTACGCATCCAAAGTCGGGGGTTTTTCCATTCCTCGGGGAAGGCGAGCCCTTCGGATGCTTTCGGATAAGGGGCTGCGGAATTCCTCCTCGTCGCTGGCGCTCGGAgagatcgagcgtgtgttacgccGGGCGGGTTCCTCCTTGCGAGGTTTCCTCCCTTTCCTGGCGAGCCTTCTTTCCTCTCTGTCGGGAGAAGGGCTCTCCTCCTCTGTGGGCTCAGGCCTCCGATTTTTCTTGCTCTTTCACAGAGGGGAGCGCGAGTAGGACCTCTGGCGGCGGGATCTTTTCGGTGGAGATCGCGAGGAGGATGGTGAGCG
The Vicia villosa cultivar HV-30 ecotype Madison, WI unplaced genomic scaffold, Vvil1.0 ctg.000893F_1_1, whole genome shotgun sequence DNA segment above includes these coding regions:
- the LOC131632017 gene encoding uncharacterized protein LOC131632017 produces the protein MTWYRNLPPNSIKSWAELKELFLSHFTASRRQPKSEANLKAVVQGTNEPLRDYLDRFNKEAVQVETTDYMKRYLLERGLLPDSEFRKAIKIEKMQSMNAILKRAQAFISFEEGEAAAVKASRGNGVTRSSSQDPSAAPRANERKRDDRSRDTKKRRGPAGRFNDYTPLKVSREKILAECINAEFRNSNIRPPKPNPSRPGTDKSKYCKYHKSHGHLTDECIHLKDAIETLIKEGHLSKYTKRGDPPRRNDRRSSDEGNSPNARPLQVALSVTRPEDFIPSVGVTSALSVWEGFPTAMLISNGGDPSSLIIGSVKRKFDELISATTDMTPTLRRFKGRSEPITFYLEELPGGAPNATIPLLVRARMANFDVRRVLVDEGSSVDIMYSHHFQTLQLDDSHLTPYVGSDLQGFNGTTTKPWGYVELLVSFGEGEGKLPGKSRHGSW